Proteins from one Eubalaena glacialis isolate mEubGla1 chromosome 8, mEubGla1.1.hap2.+ XY, whole genome shotgun sequence genomic window:
- the LOC133096984 gene encoding zinc finger protein LOC728743 homolog, whose translation MTELASSGDRSPAGDGEEGLGDDRGLVIHHPAEEQPHRCPLCGQTFSQQPSLVRHQKAHAGVGRAAAFVCPECGKAFSVKHNLEVHQRTHTGERPFPCPECGRCFSLKQNLLTHQRIHSGEKPHQCAQCGRCFREPRFLLNHQRTHARMPAPHPRRPGVFGERRPYFCARCGKSFAREGSLKTHQRSHGHGPEGQAAHLGRVL comes from the coding sequence ATGACCGAACTGGCGTCCTCCGGGGACAGGTCCCCTGCAGGGGACGGGGAGGAGGGCCTGGGGGACGATCGAGGCCTGGTCATCCACCACCCTGCAGAGGAGCAGCCGCACCGCTGCCCACTGTGCGGCCAGACCTTCTCGCAGCAGCCCAGCCTGGTGCGGCACCAGAAGGCGCATGCCGGAGTGGGCCGCGCGGCCGCCTTCGTGTGCCCCGAGTGCGGCAAGGCCTTCAGCGTCAAGCACAACCTCGAGGTGCATCAGCGCACCCACACGGGCGAGCGGCCCTTCCCCTGCCCCGAGTGCGGGCGCTGCTTCAGCCTCAAGCAGAACCTGCTCACGCACCAGCGTATCCACAGCGGCGAGAAGCCGCACCAGTGCGCGCAGTGCGGCCGCTGCTTCCGCGAGCCGCGCTTCCTGCTCAACCACCAGCGCACCCACGCGCGCATGCCCGCGCCGCACCCGCGCCGCCCCGGCGTCTTCGGGGAGCGGAGGCCCTACTTCTGCGCCCGCTGTGGCAAGAGCTTCGCGCGCGAAGGCTCGCTCAAGACCCACCAGCGCAGCCACGGCCACGGGCCCGAGGGCCAGGCGGCCCATTTAGGCCGCGTGCTCTGA
- the ZNF775 gene encoding zinc finger protein 775, giving the protein MESGLAGDSSTGDVLVMKIKQEKPEWLLLQTLGPQAALSQKDKENIFQQRRSRPPCQTVGKPRAWGGQEETGGPRWAPPLEQDGGPAGRAPGVTPSPLSPALSAGEGHFVCPDCGKRFSWWSSLKIHQRTHTGEKPYPCGKCGKSFSQKPNLARHQRHHTGERPFCCPECARRFSQKQHLLKHQKTHSRPASHPCPECERCFRHQVGLRIHQRAHARDRQGARAGLQALLRDATAHRGCRPRPGPRRGRPEWAWLGLCQSWWRQPGARTAAPAEPRQFICNECGKSFSWWSSLNIHQRIHTGERPYPCPECGRRFSQKPNLTRHLRNHTGERPHPCAHCGRSFRQKQHLLKHQRAHLPGAPAAPRPSRAALRAHQQAHAAAAAPPAQGAPGLLPPPPPPPHGPSPARGPGDVPWGRARAGAGGPGEPRQFICNECGKSFSWWSALTIHQRIHTGERPYPCPECGRRFSQKPNLTRHRRNHTGERPYLCASCGRGFSQKQHLLKHQRVHRGALAPTPSAKGTAL; this is encoded by the exons ATGGAGAGTGGCCTGGCTGGCGACAGCAGCACAG GAGATGTGCTGGTCATGAAGATCAAGCAAGAGAAGCCAGAATGGCTGCTGCTGCAGACGCTGGGGCCACAGGCCGCGCTTTCCCAGAAGGATAAGGAGAACATTTTCCAGCAGCGTCGGAGCCGCCCGCCATGCCAGACCGTGGGGAAGCCTCGAGCCTGGGGGGGACAGGAGGAGACTGGGGGTCCAAGGTGGGCCCCTCCCCTTGAGCAGGACGGCGGGCCGGCAGGCCGGGCTCCGGGGGTGACCCCCAGCCCCCTGAGCCCCGCTCTTTCTGCCGGCGAGGGTCACTTCGTGTGCCCGGACTGCGGGAAGAGGTTCAGCTGGTGGTCGTCCTTGAAGATCCACCAGCGCACCCACACCGGCGAGAAGCCGTACCCGTGCGGCAAGTGCGGCAAGAGCTTCAGCCAGAAGCCCAACCTGGCGCGCCACCAGCGGCACCACACGGGCGAGCGGCCCTTCTGCTGCCCCGAGTGCGCTCGGCGCTTTAGCCAGAAGCAGCACCTGCTCAAGCACCAGAAGACCCACTCCCGGCCCGCCAGCCACCCGTGCCCCGAGTGCGAGCGCTGCTTCCGCCACCAGGTGGGCCTCCGCATCCACCAGCGCGCGCACGCCCGGGACCGCCAGGGCGCCCGCGCCGGGCTGCAGGCGCTGCTCCGGGACGCCACGGCCCACCGGGGCTGTCGCCCGCGGCCGGGGCCCCGGCGGGGGCGCCCCGAGTGGGCCTGGCTGGGGCTCTGCCAGAGCTGGTGGCGCCAGCCCGGGGCCCGGACCGCCGCCCCCGCCGAGCCGCGCCAGTTCATCTGCAACGAGTGTGGCAAGAGCTTCTCGTGGTGGTCGTCGCTGAACATCCACCAGCGCATCCACACCGGCGAGCGGCCCTACCCGTGCCCCGAGTGCGGGCGCCGCTTCAGCCAGAAGCCCAACCTGACGCGCCACCTGCGCAACCACACGGGCGAGCGGCCGCACCCCTGCGCGCACTGCGGCCGCAGCTTCCGCCAGAAGCAGCACCTGCTCAAGCACCAGCGCGCGCACCTGCCCGGCGCCCCGGCCGCGCCGCGCCCCAGCCGCGCCGCGCTGCGGGCCCACCAGCAGGCCCACGCCGCGGCCGCCGCGCCGCCCGCCCAGGGCGCCCCCGGCCtgttgccgccgccgccgccgccgccgcacggCCCCTCACCGGCCCGGGGGCCCGGGGACGTGCCGTGGGGCCGGGCGCGGGCGGGCGCGGGCGGGCCGGGCGAGCCGCGCCAGTTCATCTGCAACGAGTGCGGCAAGAGCTTCTCGTGGTGGTCGGCGCTCACCATTCACCAGCGCATCCACACGGGCGAGCGGCCCTACCCGTGCCCCGAGTGCGGGCGCCGCTTCAGCCAGAAGCCGAACCTGACGCGCCACCGGCGCAACCACACGGGCGAGCGGCCCTACCTGTGTGCCTCCTGCGGCCGCGGCTTCAGCCAGAAGCAGCACCTGCTCAAGCACCAGCGCGTTCACCGGGGCGCCCTGGCACCCACCCCCAGCGCCAAGGGCACGGCGCTCTAG